Below is a window of Pseudoalteromonas undina DNA.
ATATCATGAAAAAAACCTACCGCAGCGACGAAATGTAATACCAATTGCATCCTTGTAAAAACGCGTAATAGCTCAATATTACGCGTTTTTTTATGTCTAAATTTTCAAATAAAAGTGTAAGACATTAGTCTAACCCTCTTCCCTTTGTCGACAATTCATGTTTATTTAATCAACAAGCCTTGGATAGATAAAAACATGGAGAATGTCATGAAAGCGACACAAACAGTGCATAAAGAAGTAGAACAAATAAACACTATACCGCTATCAAATAGTTATTTTAAGGGGATTCAAAGCACACCGCTAATAGAGCAAACTATTGGAGAATACTTTGATTCAATTGTCGACAATAACCCAGAGGCATTGGCAGTTGTTGTTGCTCACCAAAATATTCGCTTAAACTATAAGGAGTTTCAGCAGCAGATTGATCAGCTTGCTATGGGGTTGTTGGCATTAGGGGTTAAATCAGGTGACAGGGTCGGTATTTGGTCACCCAATAATATACAATGGTGCTTAACTCAATTTGCCACGGCCAAAATCGGCGCAATCATGGTGTGTATTAACCCAGCTTACCGCCCCAGTGAACTGCAATATGCGCTTAATAGTGTTGAATGTTCCACGCTTATTACTGCTACCTCATTTAAGGGCAGTCACTACGTTAATATGCTACAAAGTTTAGCCCCAGAGCTAAATAGTTGCCAAAAAGGGGAATTAAAAGCCGCTAAGATTCCTTCATTAAAAAATGTAATTTGTATAGGTGATGAGCCAGTAAATGGTATGTTTTCGTTTAATGAAGTACTCGCCATGCCCACAGACGCTCACAAGTTTGAACTTCAAGCAGTGGCAAAAACTCTAAATTGTAATCAAGACATTAATATTCAGTTTACCTCTGGCACCACAGGGAATCCTAAAGGGGCTACGCTAACGCATAAAAACATTCTTAATAATGCACTGCTTGTTGCCCAAGCAATGCATTTTACTGAACATGATAAGCTGTGTATCCCTGTACCACTTTATCATTGCTTTGGCATGGTTTTAGGCAGCTTATTGTGCGTAAGTAAAGGCGCTGCAGCTATTTATCCAAGTGATTCTTTCGATCCAAAAACCACATTAGAGGTGGTACAACAAGAAAAATGTACCGGGCTTCATGGCGTGCCTACCATGTTTATAAGCGAATTAGAGCTTAATAACTTTAGTGATTATGACTTAAGTACATTACGAACCGGCGTTATGGCAGGCTCAACCTGCCCCGAACAAGTTATGCGTAAAGTACAAACACTAATGAATATGAACCAAGTCGTTATAGCCTATGGACAAACAGAGTGTAGCCCAATCAACAATATCACTGAAACCGACTCATCAATTGAGCGTCAAGTCACCACTGTAGGACGAGCGCTTGCGCACACTGAAGTAAAGATTATTGATGAGGTGGGTGAAGTTCAAAAAATAGGCCAACCAGGTGAAGTCTGTAGCCGTGGAGCTGGTATTATGCGTTGCTATTGGAACGATGAAGAAAAAACCAAAGCTACTATCGATAATCAAGGTTGGTTACATTCTGGCGATTTAGGGGTAATGGACAGTGAAGGCTTTGTCAGTATTGTTGGCAGAATTAAAGACATGATTATTCGCGGCGGAGAAAATATATATCCCCGTGAGATTGAGGAAGTTTTATACACCTACCCAGGGATACAAGATGCGGCAATTTTTGGTATTACCGATGAAAAGTTTGGAGAAGAAGTCTGTGCCTGGATCCAGCCTAAAGAAGGTGAAGTGCTTGATGAGCAAGCAATTCGATTATTTTTAAAAGACAAACTCGCCTACTTTAAACAGCCTAAATATATTCGCTTTGTTGAACATTACCCGATGACGGTAACCGGAAAATTGCAAAAATTTAAAATGCGCGAACAAATGCAAGCAGAGCTCGCCGAATCTGCATTTTCATAAGCTGGTTAAATGCAAAGCACTATCAGCTTAGTGCTTTGCATTGTCTTACTCAATTTCAGGTTGTTTAGGAACAACAAAGTCAGTAATACTTATATTTCGTCCTGCATTTTTAGCTTTATAAACCCCTACATCAGCTGTTGCCAACAATGATTTAATTGAAGGTCTATATGTAGTGTATTTATCAATTGCAATACCAGCAGAGACAGTAATACGGTTAAAGGGTGAATACTGATGCGCAATCGGATCGTCTGCAAAGCGTTTAGGTAAGTCACTCAACCAATCTAACTCATTCGCCTGTAATGTTTTTACCAATATAAATTCTTCACCACCAAAACGCACCACAATATCAGCGTCACAATTTTTTAGTCGGTTTGCGACTGCTATTAATACGTTATCTCCCTCTAAGTGGCCGTAGTTATCGTTATAATTTTTAAAATAGTCGACATCAATCATGGCTAACCCTAAATATTGTGATGGCGCTAACTTGTTAATTAATGCTTTACAGCGTCTATCAAAACTATGCCGATTATGCATACCTGTTAATTGATCGGTATTGGCTTTTTCAGTTTCAAATAATTCCGCTTTATATTGCTTTCTTAATAGGGTATCTAGTTGATATTGCACTATGGCCAATACAATAACTATGCTGAAATAAAAATAAAGTGTCCACGCAATCGAAGTAGAAGAAAAAAGCTCAATAAATATCAGGGCAATGCCAATTATTGACCATAAAACCAGTTTATGTCCTAAGTGCAGCATCGGTATGGCTATAAATGCAGCAGCTACAAGCATAGGTCCACCCTCTTTTAATTCACTATAGCGTTGCACATATTCCCAAAAGAAATAACTAAATAAAAAACAAAATAAAACCGCATAACTGAAAAAGCGCGAATGCAAGTACTCTGAACTTAATGTTCTATTTACAATAATGAGGACTATCGATAACAACACCATAGTTACGCGTAAAATTGTTATGGTTGAATTGGCAGGCTCTTGTTGATTAAGCCAAGACATAAAAATAAAAGACAATAAAAACAGTGTTACTAGATAGAGTGATGCATCAGCAAGGCGCATTGAGCTTTTATTGAGTTGATTTTGGAAGTTGTGCTCTGTTGCACTTGAAAAATAAAAAATTGCGGGAATAAGACGCACCGGCACTCTCCTTAATAAGCTCACTTATCCTTATCCACACTATAGTTTATTGTTATTAATTAGCGAGTTAAATTTACCTTATTAAATAATATTATACATTACTTTTGCTATATCCTGAACAATGCCTGCTCAAGATATAGATAAGAATTATTGGGTTCACTAATAAATAGCCGGGGCGTCGCTATACAACGCCCTGTTCAATCATTGCATCTGCTACACGTCTAAATCCAGCAATATTTGCACCAAGTAACAAGTTACCGGGTTGATTAAATTCTTTTGCGGTATCGTTAGCTGTAGTGAAAATATCTTTCATTATTTGCTTTAACTTTTCATCTAC
It encodes the following:
- a CDS encoding GGDEF domain-containing protein, giving the protein MRLIPAIFYFSSATEHNFQNQLNKSSMRLADASLYLVTLFLLSFIFMSWLNQQEPANSTITILRVTMVLLSIVLIIVNRTLSSEYLHSRFFSYAVLFCFLFSYFFWEYVQRYSELKEGGPMLVAAAFIAIPMLHLGHKLVLWSIIGIALIFIELFSSTSIAWTLYFYFSIVIVLAIVQYQLDTLLRKQYKAELFETEKANTDQLTGMHNRHSFDRRCKALINKLAPSQYLGLAMIDVDYFKNYNDNYGHLEGDNVLIAVANRLKNCDADIVVRFGGEEFILVKTLQANELDWLSDLPKRFADDPIAHQYSPFNRITVSAGIAIDKYTTYRPSIKSLLATADVGVYKAKNAGRNISITDFVVPKQPEIE
- a CDS encoding AMP-binding protein is translated as MKATQTVHKEVEQINTIPLSNSYFKGIQSTPLIEQTIGEYFDSIVDNNPEALAVVVAHQNIRLNYKEFQQQIDQLAMGLLALGVKSGDRVGIWSPNNIQWCLTQFATAKIGAIMVCINPAYRPSELQYALNSVECSTLITATSFKGSHYVNMLQSLAPELNSCQKGELKAAKIPSLKNVICIGDEPVNGMFSFNEVLAMPTDAHKFELQAVAKTLNCNQDINIQFTSGTTGNPKGATLTHKNILNNALLVAQAMHFTEHDKLCIPVPLYHCFGMVLGSLLCVSKGAAAIYPSDSFDPKTTLEVVQQEKCTGLHGVPTMFISELELNNFSDYDLSTLRTGVMAGSTCPEQVMRKVQTLMNMNQVVIAYGQTECSPINNITETDSSIERQVTTVGRALAHTEVKIIDEVGEVQKIGQPGEVCSRGAGIMRCYWNDEEKTKATIDNQGWLHSGDLGVMDSEGFVSIVGRIKDMIIRGGENIYPREIEEVLYTYPGIQDAAIFGITDEKFGEEVCAWIQPKEGEVLDEQAIRLFLKDKLAYFKQPKYIRFVEHYPMTVTGKLQKFKMREQMQAELAESAFS